CCGCATCACGGCCCGCGCCGACTGCGAACCCGATTACCAAGAAACCGCAGCCCGCTGGCTCGATGACATATTGGGAAAGTTGACCGGCACTGCCGCCACGATTGCCACCGCACCGGCAGGTGTGGGGACGCCGGCTAGTCCCGCCGGCGGGGACCCGCAGTACTCCAGAAAGTGCCCGCTGGTAACCGACCTGATCCGCAACACCACCCTGAGTAGACCCGACTCGGCAAAAGATGTGCGGCAGCTGGTGTTTGACTTGTCGGAGGAATCAATCAGCTACGAAGCCGGCGACGCACTGGGAGTCTGGCCACGCAACAACCCCGAGTTCGTCGACGAGTGGCTGACCATGACCCGGTTGGACGGTGATGCCGAAGTTCACGTCGCCGACCACGGGCCGATGTCGTTGCGCTCCGCGCTAACCGAGCGGTTCGAGATCGCCCACATCAGCCGCGACCTGCTGCGGTTCGTGCGGCAACGCACGGTCGATGCTGATGCCGCCGAACAACTGGCCGAGCTGATGAAGCCGGAAAACAAAGTGCAACTGGCGGATTGGTCGTGGGGGCGTCAGTCGGTCGACCTGCTCGCCGAGGCACCCGTCGCGGCATCCACGGACGAATGGCTGGCCATCCTCAAACCGCTTCAGCCCCGGCTCTATTCAATCTCCTCCAGCCCCAAGGAGCACCCCGGCGAAGTGCACCTGACGGTTTCGCCGGTACGGTACAACTTCCGCGGCGTCGCACGGCGCGGGGTGTGTTCCACGTATCTCGCCGACCGCTCCCCCCGCGACCGGATCGCCGTCTACGTGCGGACCTCGACGAACTTCCGGCCTCCCAGCGATCCGCAGATACCCATGATCATGATCGGGCCCGGCACCGGGATTGCCCCGTTTCGCGGCTTCCTGCAGGAGCGTCGTGCGCTCGGCCACACCGGCCCCAACTGGCTGTTCTTCGGCGAGCAGCACGCGGCCACCGACTTCTACTACCGCGACGAAATCCAGGCGATGCATGCCGACGGACTGCTCACTGAGCTAGACCTGGCGTTCTCGCGAGACCAGCGGGACAAAATTTACGTGCAGCACCTGATGCGCAAACGCGGTGCGCAACTGTGGCGATGGCTTCAGGACGGAGCTCACCTCTATGTTTGCGGCAGCGCGAACCCGATGGCAAAGGACGTCGATCAGGCGATCCGCGACATCGCGGCCGAGCACGGCAAACTCAGCCCCGACGCGGCCGGCGATTTCGTCCGAGAGCTCGGCGCGGATAAGCGCTATCGCCGCGACGTTTACTGAGGACGAGATCGGCAATCTGTAATACGGCGGAAACGTCGCACGACGTTTGCTGAAACATGACGGTCGCACGATTCACCCATTGGAATACGCACTCGCACGGAAGGGGCGTTTTCGTGGGTCGCAAGTCTGACGGTTCCAAGGGAGCAGCGCCAAACCCCGCCTGTCCGCTGCACTGCGGTTCGCGGCAAACCGACGACAGCAACCCCCAGATCTCTTGGGCGGGATTGCCGGTGAACCTCGACCTGGCCTTCTCCCAGAACCAGCGCGACAAGGTCTACGCACAGCACTTGAGGCGCAGGCAGGACACGTCTTTGCGGCGCCGGGCCAACGACGTCACGCAATTGTGCGTCTGTGAGGCCAGCGGATACATGCGATCGAACTCTGACGTCGACAAGTCAGTCGCTGGTCTCTGAACGTTCTCGCTGAGCGTCTTGCGAGCCGAGCAAGCTCGATCGGCGCTACCGTGACGTGGTTACGCCCAGTCACGGACGGAGCTTTCCATGAGCGATGCCTGCGTGCCCCGATTCCCGGCCGCGTTGTCCACACCGAGTCTCAACCGCGGGGTGGGTTTCACCCACGAACAGCGCAAGAGGCTTGGCCTCACCGGCCGGTTGCCGTCCGCGGTGCTCACCCTGGACCAGCAAGCCGACCGGGTATGGCACCAATTGCAGAGCATGGCTACCGATTTGGGTCGCAATCTGCTGCTCGAGCAGTTGCACTACCGCCACGAACTGCTGTACTTCAAGGTATTGATCGACCATCTGCCCGAGCTGATGCCGGTTGTCTACACGCCGACGGTGGGTGAAGCGATCCAGCGGTTCTCCGACGAATACCGCGGGCAGCGCGGCCTGTTTCTGAGCATCGACGAACCCGAGGAGATTGCCGAAGCCTTCGAGACACTCGGGCAAGGCCCCGACGACATCGACCTGATCGTATGCACCGACGCCGAAGCGATCCTGGGAATCGGTGACTGGGGTGTGGGCGGCATCCAGATTGCGGTCGGCAAGCTGGCCCTCTACACCGCCGGCGGCGGCGTCGACCCGCGCCGGACACTGGCGGTGTCGCTGGACGTCGGGACCGACAACGAACAGCTGCTGCACGATCCGTTCTACCTGGGCAACCGGCATGCCCGGCGCCACGGAGATGAGTACTTCGACTTCATCCGGCAATACGTCGAGACCGCCCACCGGATGTTCCCCAATGCAATACTGCATTTCGAGGATTTCGGGCCGGCCAACGCCCGCAAGATCCTGGCCACCTACGGCGCTGACTACTGCGTATTCAACGACGACATGCAGGGCACCGGCGCAGTCGTGTTGGCCGCCGTCTACGGCGGGTCGAAGCTCACCCGTACTCCGCTGCGGGATCAGCGGATCGTGGTCTTCGGCGCCGGGACCGCGGGTTTGGGTGTAGCCGACCAGATTCGGGACGCAATGATCGCCGACGGCGCCAGCGCCGAGCAGGCCACGGCACAGATCTGGCCGATCGACCGGCAGGGCCTGTTGTTCGACGACATGGACGACCTGCGGGACTTTCAGTTGCCCTACGCCAAGAACCGCGACCGCCTGGGAGTGGGCGCTGACCAACGAATGGGGCTGGTGGAGACCATTGGGCTCGCGTCCCCCACGCTATTGCTCGGCTGTTCGGCGGTGTCCGGCGCGTTCAACCGCGCGGTGGTGGAGGCGATGACGGCATCGTGTGAGCGCCCGATGATCTTCCCGCTGTCCAACCCGACGTCGCGGATGGAAGCCATGCCGGCAGACTTGGTGCAGTGGTCGGCAGGCAAAGCATTGGTGGCGACCGGAAGTCCGATGGCCCCCGTCGAGTACGAAGGAACCACCTACACCGTCGGGCAGGCCAACAATGTGCTGGTGTTCCCAGGTATCGGACTGGGCACCATTGTTGCCGGAGCACGCCGGATAACTCAACCGATGCTGCACGCTTCAGCGAAAGCCGTTGCCCAACAGGCAACTCCAATTGCACCCGGTGATTCGTTACTGCCTGACGTGCGGAATCTGCGGAACATCTCAGCGCAGGTCGCCGAAGCCGTCTACCAGGCCGCCGTCGAAGACGGGGTGGCGACGAAATCGTACGACGATGTGCGCCAAGCGATTCGCGACAGCATGTGGGCTCCGGTCTACGATTGATCCGCGCCGCCAGCCAGTGGCAGTCCAGCTTTCTCCCAGGCATCGAACCCACCAATTAGATCCGCGACGTCTCCGAAACCCGCCGCCTGCAACAGACTGGCCGCGATCATGGAGCGCGTCCCGCTCGCGCAATACGTCAGCACCGGCACTGACCTGTCGAGTTCGTCCAGCGAGTCGGCCAGCGCGGGCAATGGAATGTGCCGCGCGCCGGGAATCATTCCATCCTCCAACTCGGCTTTGCCGCGCACATCGATGATCTGCAGCTCAGCTGTCGAGCGGCGCAACGGGTCAAGTTGGTCGGCGGTATAGCGTTCAGTTCGCTCGACGCGCTCCGGCTGTCTCCGCAGCACCGCGTCCAGATCGTCTAACTGGCCGATGACCCGATCCAGGCCCACCCGCGCAAGCCGGATTCTGCTCTCCCGCGCCTGCGCGGGATCACCCACCAGCACGATGTCCTTTTCGATGTCCAAGACGCCGCCGGCCCACTCGGCGAAACGACCCTTCAGGCTGACGTTGACGGCGCCGCGTAGATGACCCGCCGCAAACTCCTCTGGTTCGCGGCCGTCGAGCAGGCTGGCGCCCGCTGCCGCGAGCCGGGCGACCGCATCGCTGTCCAATGCGCCTGGCAGCTCCGCGTTCAACAGCGGACGCTGCTGCCGATTGCGCTGCGAGTCATACTCGAAGTAACGCGGCTGTACGGCTTGGTCGGAAGTGAGCGAGGCGACGAATTCGTCAATGTCGGCAATCTGGGCGGCATAGTTGGTTTCACGCTGCTCGCCGATGGTGGAACTGGTCTCGCTGGACAACTGCTTGCCGCAGGTCGACCCGGCCCCGTGCGCCGGAAACACTCTGGTGGCGTCGGGCAGCTTGAGTAGTTTGTCGTGCAGTGTTCGGTACAGGGTTCGCGCGAGGTCGTTGGCAGAGATGCCTTTGCCCGAAAGCAGATCCGGGCGGCCGACGTCGCCGACGAATAGCGCGTCTCCGGTCAGGACACCGTAGGGGAGCTCGTCGTCCGGGTGCTCGTACACCACGACGGAGATAGACTCCGGCGTGTGACCGGGTGTCGACAGGATCTCAAACATGACTTCCCCCAAGGAGATGCGCTGCCGGTCGTGCAACGGCTCGATGGCGAACTCGACGTTCGCGTCCTTGCCGAAGGAGATCACCGCCCCAGTCGCAGCCGCCAATTCCAAATGCCCGCTTAGGAAGTCGGCATGGATATGGGTCTCGATGACCCGCTCGATTAGCAGACCGTGTTCGGCCGCCTGATCGAGGTAGGGCTCGATGTCTCGGCGCGGGTCGACGACCACGGCACGCCCCGTGGTCTCGTCCCCGATCAAGTACGAGGCCTGCGACAAGCAGTCCAGGTAATGCTGGGTGAAGATCATGCGGTCACTACTCCCTCAGCCTTAGAAGCTACGTTCTGCCTTGGGTTCCCACGATCTGCACGGACTTAACGAGGCGCAATTTCGAATCGCGGTGAATTTTACGCCACCTCATACGTCAGCGTCCCTGCTCCTCGGGCCGCCCATACAGGGCAACCACGACGGTGCGGTCCAAGCTGTTGTCTGACCAGACGCCCATCGCGGTGTTAGTGCAATCTCGCATGATCGCAAGATATTCCGGGTTGTCGTACCACTGCCGCATCACTTCGAGGCCAGTGATGGCCAGCGCTGGATTAGTCGCCACGGTTTCGGCTACTCGGCCGCGAAACCCGGCTGCGTAAGCTCGGTCTTGTGGTGTCGAGCCATCAGATCCGATGTCGTCGTTGATGTTTCGGTTGTCGATCATATCGTCGGCGTGCCATTGCGCGGCCAGATACAGCGAGTTGTTCATCACTACATCGTTCGTACAGCCAGCTTGGTGCTGAGTGGTGTAGACACCGGACAGGACGCTGTCGTTGAGCCTCTTGTTGTCAGCAACGGCGCTAGGAGCCGCCGATCCCGCTGCCGCCGCAAGCACGACGAGCATGCGTGCCAAATGGATTGCGTATCGGATCAAACATGTCATGGCGGCCTCTCGCTCAGACCGGGTCGAATCGCGAAACAAGCCAGCGCCCGCCGACCTTGTCCAGTGTTACCCGAATAACCGGCTGGGTGTCGGTGGGAGTGCCACCGTCGCCAACAATCACGGTCTGATTCGCGAACAAGAGCACCACGGCGTGATTTTGTGTCGCCGAAACCGACGAAGCCGCAGTGACTTTCGCTACCGCGGTAATGTGTTTCTGTTTGGCGCCGGGAATGACGACCTGGCGGGTCAAGGACGTGTACGCGTCCTTGAAATCGCCAGTGAGCCGTTCCCGCGCCGCACCAAGTTCTTTCTCGGCCGACTCGGGGCTGTACGACAGCAGGGCAACTGCATCGTCGCTGGCCACCCGCACCGATTCGGCGCGGGCCCGCGCTTCCTCGGATCCGGACAGGTCCACCCATTTGAAATAGCCCGCGGTGAGCGCAAGCAGCAGCGCGATCCCCGGCAGCACGCCGAAGGCAAGGACACGCGACCGCGCGATCGGGGGCCGGCGCCGGATCGCCTTGGCGTCTCCATCCAGCCGGTCGTCCGACTCGTCGCGCAGTTCGTCTTCCGATTCGTCGTGCAGTTCGCCTTCTGATTCGTCGCTGCCCGAATCCGCAGCTTCGTCGCCGGACGTCTCGGTGGCCTCTCCGTCCTCATTGCCGCCGACAAGAGCGGATTCCTGCGTCGTATCGTCATCCGGCGTACTTTCGGCTCGCGTTGTCATCCCCGTGGTCCGTTCGCTCAGCGTCGTCATGGCACGAACACCACATTCGACATCTTGGCGTCGCTGCCGACGGCTTGGACATCGATTCGCATCCGCCATTCCCGCGGCGCCTCTTCGCCGGCGGCCGTCCGCGACTTCACCGCTACCGCCACCAACACCCTGGCCGAGTCCCCCTGCTGGGACTCCAGCCCAGCTTCGGTGACGGTGCCCTCCGATTTCGACTGCGCGGCCTTGACGAGTTCGATGAACGGTTTGGCCCGATGCTCGAAATCCTCCCGGAAGGCGCCGGTGGCCGAATCGAGGATCCGCTGCACATCGGCGTCGATCTCGGTGTAGTTGAGTGTAGTGAGATTCACCGCACCCTGGCGGGCCGTCTGGATAAACAACTGGCGTTGGACGCGGGCCTGGTGCTGCTCGTACCCGCGGTAGCCGAGCCAACCGGTCAATCCGGCGAGCGCGGCCACGACGACTCCGCTGACGACCAGAGCGCGCCCGATGTGGGTAAGCCGCCCAAGTGGATTCGGCAGTCCCCGACCGGTGGCGCGAGAGGCGACTGGGTTCTCGGCCGCGTCGGCGTCCGCCTCAATGCACTCGTCGGATTCCCTGGACAAAGCGACTTCACCTTGGGTGTCAGCAATATCAGGCTTCTCAGAAGGCTCGTCAGCCATGTTGCTCCTTCCTACTGCTCACGGTGACGGCACCAGCAGCGATTGCCAGTTCTTGGCACGTGGATGTGCCAAATCGGACTCGGTATAGCGGTGCCCGTCGGGTCCCACGTAGTCACCGGTCGCCGGATCGTACGTGGCGACCGCTACCGGCGGTGGAGGTGGCGGTGGTGCCGGTGCGATGCCTTGAGGCGGTGGCAGCCGCGGGTCCTGGCCCGGCGGATACTGCGGAACCCCCTGGCCGGTGGTGGTGGCGTTGGGGTCGCCCTTCCA
The nucleotide sequence above comes from Mycobacterium vicinigordonae. Encoded proteins:
- a CDS encoding CAP domain-containing protein codes for the protein MTCLIRYAIHLARMLVVLAAAAGSAAPSAVADNKRLNDSVLSGVYTTQHQAGCTNDVVMNNSLYLAAQWHADDMIDNRNINDDIGSDGSTPQDRAYAAGFRGRVAETVATNPALAITGLEVMRQWYDNPEYLAIMRDCTNTAMGVWSDNSLDRTVVVALYGRPEEQGR
- a CDS encoding MBL fold metallo-hydrolase, coding for MIFTQHYLDCLSQASYLIGDETTGRAVVVDPRRDIEPYLDQAAEHGLLIERVIETHIHADFLSGHLELAAATGAVISFGKDANVEFAIEPLHDRQRISLGEVMFEILSTPGHTPESISVVVYEHPDDELPYGVLTGDALFVGDVGRPDLLSGKGISANDLARTLYRTLHDKLLKLPDATRVFPAHGAGSTCGKQLSSETSSTIGEQRETNYAAQIADIDEFVASLTSDQAVQPRYFEYDSQRNRQQRPLLNAELPGALDSDAVARLAAAGASLLDGREPEEFAAGHLRGAVNVSLKGRFAEWAGGVLDIEKDIVLVGDPAQARESRIRLARVGLDRVIGQLDDLDAVLRRQPERVERTERYTADQLDPLRRSTAELQIIDVRGKAELEDGMIPGARHIPLPALADSLDELDRSVPVLTYCASGTRSMIAASLLQAAGFGDVADLIGGFDAWEKAGLPLAGGADQS
- a CDS encoding Mce protein, encoding MADEPSEKPDIADTQGEVALSRESDECIEADADAAENPVASRATGRGLPNPLGRLTHIGRALVVSGVVVAALAGLTGWLGYRGYEQHQARVQRQLFIQTARQGAVNLTTLNYTEIDADVQRILDSATGAFREDFEHRAKPFIELVKAAQSKSEGTVTEAGLESQQGDSARVLVAVAVKSRTAAGEEAPREWRMRIDVQAVGSDAKMSNVVFVP
- a CDS encoding NAD-dependent malic enzyme, which codes for MSDACVPRFPAALSTPSLNRGVGFTHEQRKRLGLTGRLPSAVLTLDQQADRVWHQLQSMATDLGRNLLLEQLHYRHELLYFKVLIDHLPELMPVVYTPTVGEAIQRFSDEYRGQRGLFLSIDEPEEIAEAFETLGQGPDDIDLIVCTDAEAILGIGDWGVGGIQIAVGKLALYTAGGGVDPRRTLAVSLDVGTDNEQLLHDPFYLGNRHARRHGDEYFDFIRQYVETAHRMFPNAILHFEDFGPANARKILATYGADYCVFNDDMQGTGAVVLAAVYGGSKLTRTPLRDQRIVVFGAGTAGLGVADQIRDAMIADGASAEQATAQIWPIDRQGLLFDDMDDLRDFQLPYAKNRDRLGVGADQRMGLVETIGLASPTLLLGCSAVSGAFNRAVVEAMTASCERPMIFPLSNPTSRMEAMPADLVQWSAGKALVATGSPMAPVEYEGTTYTVGQANNVLVFPGIGLGTIVAGARRITQPMLHASAKAVAQQATPIAPGDSLLPDVRNLRNISAQVAEAVYQAAVEDGVATKSYDDVRQAIRDSMWAPVYD